One genomic segment of Ictalurus punctatus breed USDA103 chromosome 4, Coco_2.0, whole genome shotgun sequence includes these proteins:
- the dmxl2 gene encoding dmX-like protein 2 isoform X7 produces MHLHQVLTGAVNPGDCCYSVGSVNDIPFTAYGSGCDIVILASDFECVQIIPGAQHGNIQVGCVECSHQLGRIAASYGNTVCIFEPICTNLNKRHKQLNYQWQKTGQFLLNAMTYNLAWDPQGNRILAATEWLQLWAPPTADTLLEEDEEEKSHPVLNDWKCVWQCKTASAVRVIKWSPDGEYFATVGKDDCLLKVWYSTLGWRSVMVDVCERKSGSLHFSFIYLAHPRTVTGFSWRKTSKYMAKGSVCNVLLTSCVDGICRLWSETLLPEDSLLGGQITENNSSTSSLQHTGQKDKIQHALESIHHLKQLRRGRRRSSALVTHTELLPSQLNSQHTHRHITHHGNALCHFHISASINPNTDIPAALAGSGLFSSVDGNGGFMVHWLNNKDLSFTSSMDEFMQHLRKFSEQNLEHAADDDRQDGTAKFDLDLDEMSDRASEHDDGEHEGSTKASSPGSSSSLPPPSVLLERKMESLTLEWNRSPDMLFTIHPVDGSFLVWHIKYVDEYIPGIFRQVQVAFSSRIPVAFPTGDANSLSKNIMMYACTFPERDAQVSVEQDRKCASLGTVIGPAVMMVSKHVDGSLNQWAVTFAEKSAFSNVLTVSHKFRYCGHRFHLNDLACHTVLPLLLTSSHHNAVLTPPPGQDDPQGAPSRPSRGLAPKEMSSNAATRTFHDPNAIYSELILWRVDHIGPLSCTGGVSEIARINSLHTAAFSNVAWLPTLIPSSVLGTYCNSASACFVASDGKNLRLYQAVVDARKLLDELSDPETSKLVGEVFNIVSQQSTARPGCIIELDVITNQCGSNTQLLHVFQEDFILGYKPHDDFTDINTTEFPSADEFHPPPFSEKFFLVVIEKDENRNSVLQMWHLHLKSVHACVDDTPQTQPYQNQLTVPHMLANADSSPESTPGQSPLPRSSSSANLQSASKLILSSTLVYSHRLELPLGVEVIRATPSAGHLSSSSIYPVCLAPYLIVTACSDGRVRFWRCSVDSEDSPSYRWEPWCLLNEEEDNNSALSLSGRPVAVSCSYTGRLAVAFKQLVSTEHSSSSKDFSMHVSIFECESTGGSEWVLEQTIHLEDFGKPVSALDPRISVDSNLVVYSKSDLFVRTQNPNIKHFVHLDWLSKEDGSHILTVGVGASILMYGRISGIVAEQTGGKDGMAVVTLPLGGSVKQGVRSRWVLLRSVDLVSSVDGTPSLPVSLSWVRDGILVIGMDCEMHVYAQWYQDKKPSDSEDNDDAFMVKKGAIEMTDDVIRVPAVIQDGGLFEAAHSLSPTLPQYHPTQLLELMDLGKVRRAKAILSHLVKCIAGEVAVVRDAVAGEGGARRHLSRTISVTGSTAKDTIVAGRDGGRDYTEINSIPPLPLYALLSADLDTSYRNKLADDVKCQERETRKSSEDQYSELFQDSAENADDFASFAWADKAEKKEKKTRVIDLSQYGPTCFGPEHAQVLSSHLMHSSLPGLTRLEQMFLVALADTVATTSAEVGGATDKQYRGGEALDECGLRYLLAMRLHTCLLTSLPPLYRMQLLHQGVSTCHFAWAFHSEAEEEMLNMIPAMQRGDLQWSELRAVGVGWWIRNINTLRRMVEKVAKAAFQRNNDPLDAALFYLAMKKKAVLWGLFRSQSDEKMTQFFSHNFSEDRWRKAALKNAFSLLGKQRFEQSAAFFLLAGSLKDAIEVCLEKMDDIQLAMIVARLYEADFESSSTCQGILYEKVLGCKRDGTEFSCSKMHPDPFLRSIAFWIMKDYTRALDTLLEQTPRDDDENPDVMVKSCNPVVFSFYNYLRTHPLIVRRHFAPPDGSERNSSADQINLIERKLFFTTANAHFKVGCPVLALEVLSKIPKVTKKTSKAASTANVGEVQNGVRASDLDWSAPVMKPDDDLKLDWGDEEEEEEEEEEDKKGLLMKEKKKEEEEEEEKASDWKVDVIAEQLKFRACLKILMTELRTLATGYEVDGGKLRFQLYNWLEKEIEAMHRICNYKVEGQGSVGELEKWSGSVSGEGDEFERRSDTDVYERHLQDRRRLQAKQLHAERRKAWLRKNEALLRVFLTYCSLHGAKGGGVTSVRMELLFLLQESQQETTVKQLQSPLPLATTLPLLSASIAPTKTVIANPVMHLNNHIQDILYTIVQTEAPPHPDIPDNRVNALHTLAASLSACIYQALCDSHSYSQSEANQFTGMVYQGLLLSERRRLRTESIEEQATPTSAPAHWPGVASLIGLLASSQGEDQPRLNVMLCEAVVAVYLSLLLHGLGTHSTNELFRLAAHPLNPRMWAAIFGGGAKIIVKPKRQAEVSPAPPPTPPAEEVDRQRRRFNMRMLVPGRPVKETQATPPPVPAERPAYKEKFIPPELSMWDYFVAKPFLPLSDSGALYDSDESGDEDEEDDDDAFLSDTQMTEHSDPNSYSWCLIRLVMIKLALHNVKNFLPIAGLEFTDLPMSSPLCNSVLKCMENWEQQLQEKMNRFDGPPPNYINTFPTDLSVGGSPAALRHKAMLQPDNTPFRAKHRLSFPARRLWHFLVKQEILQETLIRYIFTKKRKQSEVEADLGYPGGKAKVIHKESDIIMAFAINKAKPSEIVLASTHDVQEVDVSTLLAAQPYTWIGDDFDKESRSSEDDYRSSHTNIAQASSAPFAPPPMSVSASMPWLGSGQTSMGASVIVKRNLNNVKRMTSHPIYQYYMTGAQDGSVRMFEWNRPQQLICFRQAGNARVTRLYFNSQGNKCGVADGEGFLSLWQVNQTSSNPKPYLSWQCHSKVCGDFSFITSSSLIATAGHSTDGRNVCLWDTLISPSNTMVHAFPCHENGATVLQYAPKQQLIISGGRKGFVCVFDIRQRQLLHTFQAHDSAIKALALDASEDFFITGSAEGNMKVWKLAGHGLMHSFSTEHAKQSIFRNIGAGVMQIETCPGNRIFTCGADGTLKMRVLPDRYNTPSSIFDIL; encoded by the exons gcgtATGGTTCGGGGTGTGATATTGTGATCTTGGCCAGTGATTTCGAGTGTGTGCAGATTATCCCTGGAGCTCAGCATGGGAACATCCAGGTGGGGTGTGTGGAGTGTTCACACCAACTGGGAcgg ATCGCCGCATCATATGGAAACACCGTGTGCATTTTCGAGCCAATCTGCACCAACCTGAACAAGAGACACAAG CAACTGAATTACCAGTGGCAGAAGACTGGACAATTTTTACTCAATGCCATGACCTACAACCTGGCCTGGGACCCACAAg GTAACCGTATCCTGGCGGCCACGGAGTGGCTGCAGCTTTGGGCTCCGCCCACCGCAGACACACTGCTGGAggaagacgaagaagaaaaaTCACACCCCGTCCTCAACGACTGGAAGTGTGTGTGGCAGTGCAA gaCTGCTTCTGCTGTGCGTGTTATTAAATGGTCTCCTGATGGGGAATACTTCGCCACTGTGGGAAAG GACGACTGCCTGTTGAAGGTGTGGTACTCCACCCTGGGATGGAGGTCGGTGATGGtggatgtgtgtgagaggaagTCCGGCTCGCTCCACTTCTCCTTCATCTATCTGGCTCATCCCAGAACCGTCACGGGGTTCTCCTGGAGGAAGACCAGCAAATACATGgccaa gggcTCTGTGTGTAACGTGTTGCTGACGTCGTGTGTGGATGGAATCTGTCGGCTGTGGAGCGAGACGCTGCTGCCTGAGGACAGTTTACTGGGAGGACAGATCACCGAGAACAACAGCTCCACATCATCACTGCAGCACACCGGCCAgaaagataaaatacaacatgccctggag tcgaTCCACCACCTGAAGCAGCTCAGACGGGGTCGGAGGAGATCGTCAGCTCTGGTCACACACACCGAGCTGTTGCCCAGCCAGTTAAACTCGCAGCACACACATCGGCACATCACTCACCACGGCAACGCGCTGTGTCACTTCCACATCTCAGCCAGCATTAACCCCaatacag atatCCCGGCGGCTCTGGCCGGGTCCGGTCTCTTCTCCTCTGTAGACGGTAATGGAGGTTTCATGGTTCACTGGCTGAATAATAAGGATCTGAGCTTCACCTCCTCCATGGACGAGTTCATGCAGCACCTGAGGAAGTTCTCCGAGCAGAACCTCGAGCACGCTGCTGACGACGACAGACAGGACGGAACTGCAAAGTTTGACTTGG ATCTGGATGAGATGTCAGACAGGGCATCGGAGCATGATGATGGAGAGCATGAGGGCAGTACCAAGGCGTCGTCCCCCGGCTCCAGCAGCAGTCTCCCTCCTCCCTCCGTCCTCCTGGAGCGCAAGATGGAGTCCCTCACTCTGGAGTGGAACCGGAGCCCTGACATGCTCTTCACCATCCACCCGGTCGACGGATCCTTCCTGGTCTGGCACATCAAGTACGTGGATGAGTACATCCCCGGAATCTTCCGGCAGGTCCAG GTGGCGTTCTCCTCGCGGATCCCTGTAGCGTTCCCCACCGGCGATGCTAACTCTCTGAGTAAGAACATCATGATGTACGCCTGCACTTTCCCCGAGCGGGACGCCCAGGTCTCTGTGGAGCAGGACAGGAAGTGTGCGTCTCTGGGCACCGTGATTGGCCCGGCCGTCATGATGGTGTCGAAGCACGTGGACGGTTCTCTGAACCAATGGGCTGTGACGTTCGCAGAGAAGTCCGCCTTCTCCAACGTGCTCACGGTTTCACACAAGTTCCGTTACTGCGGCCACCGTTTCCATCTCAACGACCTCGCGTGCCACACGGTCCTGCCCCTCCTACTGACCTCATCGCATCACAACGCTGTTCTGACTCCGCCCCCTGGGCAGGACGACCCACAGGGCGCTCCATCGCGTCCATCCAGAGGCCTCGCTCCGAAGGAGATGAGCAGCAACGCGGCGACTCGGACCTTCCATGACCCGAATGCCATTTACAGCGAGCTGATCCTGTGGCGTGTCGACCACATCGGGCCGCTCTCCTGCACGGGGGGCGTGTCCGAAATCGCACGCATCAACTCCCTGCACACCGCCGCCTTCTCCAACGTCGCCTGGCTGCCCACGCTGATCCCCAGCTCTGTACTCG ggaCGTACTGTAACTCGGCAAGTGCGTGTTTTGTGGCGTCGGACGGGAAGAACCTGCGTCTCTATCAAGCCGTCGTGGATGCCAGGAAACTGCTGGATGAACTGTCTGACCCTGAGACCTCG aaATTAGTGGGTGAGGTTTTCAACATTGTGAGTCAGCAGTCCACTGCACGCCCAGGCTGCATCATCGAATTGGATGTAATTACTAACcag TGTGGCTCGAACACACAGCTACTCCACGTCTTTCAGGAGGATTTTATATTAGGATATAAACCGCATGATGACTTCACCGACATAAACACGACTGAATTCCCTTCAGCTGATG AGTTTCACCCGCCTCCATTCTCTGAGAAGTTTTTCTTGGTCGTGATCGAGAAAGATGAGAACAGAAACTCGGTGCTGCAGATGTGGCATCTTCATCTGAAAtctgtgcatgcgtgtgtgg ATGACACTCCACAGACCCAGCCGTACCAGAACCAGCTGACGGTCCCGCACATGCTCGCCAACGCTGACTCGTCTCCCGAGTCCACACCGGGTCAGAGCCCCCTTCCTCGCTCGTCTTCCTCGGCTAACCTGCAGTCCGCCAGCAAACTGATCCTCAGCTCCACCCTCGTCTACAGCCACAGACTGGAGCTCCCCCTGGGGGTGGAGGTGATCCGTGCAACACCGTCTGCAG GTCACTTGAGCTCTTCCTCCATTTACCCGGTGTGTTTGGCTCCGTATCTGATTGTGACGGCGTGTTCGGATGGACGCGTCAGATTTTGGAGGTGCTCCGTGGATTCAGAAGATTCTCCCTCGTACCGCTGGGAGCCGTGGTGCCTCCTGAACGAGGAGGAGGACAACAACAGTGCCCTGAGCCTTTCGGGTCGCCCCGTCGCTGTCAGCTGCTCCTACACAGGCCGCCTGGCCGTTGCGTTCAAACAGTTAGTCTCTACCGAGCACAGCTCGAGCTCTAAAGACTTCTCCATGCACGTCTCCATCTTCGAGTGCGAATCCACAGGTGGGTCCGAGTGGGTTCTGGAGCAGACTATCCATCTGGAGGACTTCGGGAAACCTGTCAGTGCTTTGGACCCCAGAATCAGCGTGGACAGCAACCTGGTTGTTTATAGCAAGTCTGATCTGTTTGTTAGAACACAGAACCCTAATATTAAGCACTTCGTGCACCTAGATTGGCTCTCGAAAGAAGACGGATCGCACATCCTCACCGTCGGAGTCGGAGCCAGCATCCTGATGTACGGACGGATCTCGGGCATCGTCGCCGAGCAAACCGGTGGGAAAGATGGCATGGCCGTCGTCACCCTGCCTCTAGGGGGCAGTGTTAAGCAGGGCGTCCGCTCCCGCTGGGTTCTTCTGCGCTCCGTCGATCTGGTTTCCTCCGTGGATGGGACGCCGTCTCTTCCCGTTTCTCTTTCTTGGGTCCGAGACGGAATCCTGGTGATCGGGATGGACTGCGAGATGCACGTCTACGCTCAGTGGTACCAGGATAAGAAGCCCAGCGACTCCGAGGACAACGATGACGCTTTCATGGTGAAAAAAGGCGCGATCGAGATGACGGACGACGTGATCCGAGTTCCTGCCGTAATCCAAGATGGTGGACTTTTCGAGGCGGCGCATTCTCTGTCCCCCACTCTGCCTCAGTACCACCCCACCCAGCTGTTAGAGTTGATGGATTTAGGGAAGGTGAGACGTGCGAAGGCCATCCTGTCTCACCTGGTCAAGTGCATCGCTGGCGAGGTCGCCGTGGTTAGAGATGCCGTGGCAGGAGAGGGCGGAGCCAGGCGACACCTGTCTCGCACCATCAGCGTCACCGGAAGCACCGCCAAGGACACGATCGTCGCTGGGAGAGACGGCGGGCGCGATTACACGGAAATCAACTCCATCCCTCCGCTCCCGCTGTACGCCTTGCTCTCGGCCGACCTCGACACGTCTTACAGAAACAAACTAGCCGACGACGTGAAATGTCAGGAGCGGGAGACGCGGAAGTCTTCAGAGGATCAGTACTCGGAGCTGTTCCAGGACTCAGCCGAAAACGCTGATGACTTTGCGAGCTTCGCATGGGCGGACAAGgcggagaagaaggagaagaagactCGTGTGATTGATCTGTCGCAGTACGGCCCTACCTGTTTCGGTCCGGAACACGCACAGGTGCTCTCCTCTCACCTGATGCACTCCAGCCTGCCTGGACTCACCCGCCTCGAGCAGATGTTCCTGGTTGCGCTTGCCGATACGGTGGCAACCACCAGCGCAGAGGTGGGCGGAGCCACTGATAAACAGTACAGAG GTGGTGAGGCTCTGGATGAGTGCGGTCTCAGGTACCTGCTGGCGATGCGTTTACACACCTGTCTGCTTACATCACTTCCTCCTCTGTACCGCATGCAGCTGCTGCACCAAG gCGTCTCTACGTGTCACTTTGCGTGGGCGTTTCACTCCGAGGCTGAGGAGGAGATGTTGAACATGATCCCAGCCATGCAGAGAGGAGACCTGCAGTGGTCCGAGCTTCGCGCTGTCGGTGTCGGCTGGTGGATCCGAAACATCAACACGCTGAGACGTATGGTGGAGAAG GTGGCCAAAGCAGCGTTCCAGAGGAATAATGATCCCCTCgatgctgcacttttctacttGGCCATGAAGAAGAAAGCTGTGCTCTGGGGCCTGTTCAG GTCTCAGAGTGATGAGAAGATGACACAGTTTTTCAGCCATAACTTCAGTGAGGATCGGTGGAGGAAGGCGGCGCTGAAGAACGCTTTCTCTCTGCTGGGGAAACAGCGCTTCGAGCAGTCGGCCGCCTTCTTCCTGCTCGCTGGATCACTCAAAGACGCCATCGag gtgtgtttgGAGAAGATGGATGACATCCAGCTGGCCATGATCGTCGCTCGCCTGTACGAGGCCGACTTCGAGAGCTCGTCCACCTGTCAGGGGATCCTGTACGAGAAGGTTCTGGGCTGCAAACGGGACGGAACCGAGTTCTCCTGCAGTAAAATGCACCCGGACCCGTTCCTCAGGAGCATCGCTTTCTGGATCATGAAGGATTACACCCGAGCGCTGGACACCCTGCTGGAGCAGACGCCCAGAGACGACGACGAGAATCCGG ACGTGATGGTGAAGTCCTGCAACCCGGTAGTGTTCAGTTTCTACAACTACCTGCGCACACACCCTCTGATCGTACGCCGGCACTTCGCGCCTCCGGACGGCTCAGAGCGCAACAGCAGCGCCGATCAGATCAACCTGATCGAGCGCAAGCTCTTCTTCACCACCGCTAACGCTCACTTCAAAGTGGGCTGCCCTGTCCTAGCGCTCGAGGTGCTGTCCAAAATTCCCAAGGTGACCAAGAAGACCAGTAAGGCAGCTTCCACGGCTAACGTCGGCGAGGTCCAGAACGGTGTCCGGGCCTCCGATCTGGACTGGAGCGCGCCGGTGATGAAGCCCGATGATGACCTGAAGCTGGACTGGggagatgaggaggaggaggaggaggaggaggaggaggataagAAGGGGTTGCTgatgaaggagaaaaagaaggaggaagaggaggaggaggagaaagcgAGCGATTGGAAGGTGGACGTGATCGCCGAGCAGCTGAAGTTCCGAGCATGTCTGAAGATCCTGATGACGGAGCTGCGCACGCTCGCCACCGGGTACGAGGTGGACGGAGGGAAACTGCGCTTCCAGCTCTACAACTGGCTGGAGAAGGAGATCGAGGCCATGCACCGCATCTGCAACTATAAG GTGGAAGGCCAGGGTTCGGTGGGTGAGCTGGAGAAATGGAGCGGCAGCGTGTCGGGTGAAGGGGACGAGTTTGAGCGGAGGAGTGACACGGATGTGTATGAGCGCCACCTGCAGGACCGGCGCAGACTGCAGGCCAAACAGCTGCACGCTGAGAGACGGAAAGCCTGGCTGAGGAAGAACGAGGCGCTGCTCAGAGTCTTCCTCACCTACTGCAGCCTGCACGGAGCCAAAGGGGGCGGAGTCACATCTGTACGCATGGAGCTGCTCTTCCTGCTGCAGGAGtcacagcag GAGACAACAGTGAAGCAGCTGCAGTCCCCGTTGCCATTGGCAACGACACTGCCGCTTCTCTCAGCTAGCATTGCTCCAACTAAAACAGTCATCGCTAATCCTGTCATGCACCTGAACAACCACATCCAGGACATCCTGTACACTATAGTACAGACCGAAGCTCCGCCCCATCCTGACATACCTGATAacaga gtGAATGCACTACACACTTTGGCTGCTTCTCTGTCTGCCTGCATTTACCAAGCACTGTGTGACAGCCACAGctacag TCAGTCAGAGGCGAACCAGTTCACAGGAATGGTGTACCAGGGTCTGCTGCTCAGCGAGAGGCGGAGACTCAGGACGGAGAGCATAGAAGaacaggccacacccacctcCGCCCCTGCACACTGGCCAG GTGTGGCGTCTCTGATTGGCCTGTTGGCGAGCTCTCAGGGTGAGGATCAGCCGAGGCTGAACGTGATGCTGTGTGAGGCCGTGGTGGCTGTGTATCTGAGCCTGCTGCTGCACGGCCTCGGCACACACTCCACTAACGAGCTGTTCCGCCTCGCCGCCCACCCGCTTAACCCACGCATGTGGGCTGCCATCTTCGGGGGCGGAGCCAAGATCATCGTCAAGCCCAAGCGACAGGCCGAGGTCTCGCCTG CCCCGCCCCCGACACCTCCTGCTGAGGAAGTGGACCGTCAGCGCCGACGCTTTAACATGCGTATGCTGGTTCCGGGTCGGCCTGTTAAAGAGACACAGGCCACGCCCCCGCCGGTCCCTGCCGAACGCCCCGCCTACAAAGAGAAGTTCATCCCCCCGGAGCTCAGCATGTGGGATTACTTTGTGGCAAAA cCCTTCCTGCCTCTATCAGACAGTGGAGCTCTGTATGACTCTGATGAGAGCggtgatgaagatgaggaggacGATGATGATGCGTTCCTGTCTGATACTCAGATGACTGAGCACAGTGACCCAAACTCATacag TTGGTGTCTGATCCGCTTGGTGATGATTAAACTCGCTCTACACAATGTGAAGAACTTCCTCCCCATCGCAGGACTCGAATttacag atctgCCCATGTCGTCTCCGCTCTGTAACTctgtactgaagtgtatggagaATTGGGAGCAGCAGCTGCAGGAGAAGATGAACAGATTTGATGGTCCTCCACCCAACTACATAAACACCTTCCCTACAGACCTCAGTGTGGGTGGAAGCCCCGCTGCACTGCGCCACAAAGCCATGCTGCAGCCTGACAACACGCCCttcag agCGAAGCACCGCCTCTCCTTCCCCGCCCGCCGTCTTTGGCACTTCCTGGTGAAACAGGAAATCCTCCAGGAGACTCTGATTCGGTACATCTTCACCAAGAAGAGGAAGCAAAGTGAG gtggaggCGGATCTTGGTTATCCAGGAGGAAAAGCTAAAGTTATCCACAAGGAATCCGACATCATCATGGCTTTTGCTATCAATAAG gctaaACCCAGTGAGATTGTCCTGGCCTCGACTCATGATGTTCAGGAAGTGGATGTTTCCACTCTGCTGGCTGCGCAGCCATACACCTGGATCGGAGATGACTTTGACAAGGAGTcacgcag CTCAGAAGACGACTATCGCTCCTCCCACACCAACATCGCACAGGCAAGCTCCGCCCCCTTTGCTCCTCCGCCGATGTCGGTCTCCGCCTCAATGCCATGGCTCGGTAGCGGACAAACTAGCATGGGCGCTAGCGTG ATTGTGAAGAGGAACTTGAACAACGTGAAGAGAATGACCTCCCATCCCATCTACCAGTACT atatgaCAGGAGCTCAGGATGGCAGTGTGAGGATGTTTGAATGGAATCGCCCACAGCAGCTCATCTGCTTCCGACAGGCAGGAAACGCCCGAGTCACACGACTCTATTTCAACTCACAGGGCAATAag tgcggAGTGGCCGATGGTGAGGGGTTTTTAAGTCTGTGGCAAGTGAATCAAACTTCATCAAACCCCAAACCATATTTG agttgGCAGTGTCACAGTAAGGTGTGTGGTGATTTCTCTTTCATCACTTCCTCCAGTCTCATCGCTACAGCAGGACACTCCACTGACGGCAG gaatgtgtgtctgtgggaCACTCTGATCTCTCCCAGTAACACCATGGTGCatg CGTTCCCCTGTCATGAGAACGGTGCTACGGTTCTGCAGTACGCCCCGAAACAGCAGCTGATCATCTCTGGAGGGAGGAAAGGCTTCGTGTGCGTCTTCGACATCCGTCAGAGGCAGCTGTTACACACCTTCCAGGCCCACGACTCGGCCATTAAAGCCTTAGCTCTGGACGCGAGTGAGGACTTCTTCATCACCGGCTCGGCCGAGGGAAACATGAAG GTTTGGAAGTTAGCGGGTCACGGGCTCATGCACTCGTTCAGCACCGAACACGCCAAGCAGTCCATCTTCCGCAACATCGGCGCCGGCGTGATGCAGATCGAGACATGTCCCGGTAACCGTATCTTCACCTGCGGCGCTGACGGAACCCTGAAGATGAGGGTTCTCCCCGATCGCTACAACACCCCGAGCAGCATCTTCGACATCCTCTAA